The following are from one region of the Rissa tridactyla isolate bRisTri1 chromosome 10, bRisTri1.patW.cur.20221130, whole genome shotgun sequence genome:
- the LOC128915492 gene encoding protein BTG1-like produces the protein MRTEISTAAAFVTRLLRAAGGIGEEQLRCFRECLQEALREHYKHHWFPLLPSKGSGYRCIRINHQMDPLIGKAAGMIGLSHERLFQLLPSELTLWVDPFEVSYRIGEDGSICVLYESPQPGGKTTKPLESRTSCKEEWRIGRASPSKNYSMMTVSS, from the exons ATGAGGACCGAGATCTCCACGGCGGCGGCGTTCGTCACCCGCCTCCTGCGGGCCGCCGGGGGTATCGGCGAGGAGCAGCTGCGGTGCTTCAGGGAGTGTCTGCAGGAGGCGCTGCGGG AGCACTACAAGCACCACTGGTTCCCCCTGCTACCCTCCAAGGGCTCCGGGTACCGGTGCATTAGGATCAACCATCAGATGGACCCCTTGATAGGAAAGGCGGCGGGGATGATCGGACTGAGCCACGAGaggctcttccagctcctgcccagcGAATTAACTCTTTGGGTCGACCCTTTCGAGGTGTCTTATCGTATAGGCGAAGATGGGTCCATCTGCGTCCTTTACGAAAGTCCCCAGCCCGGTGGGAAGACGACCAAGCCGCTGGAGAGCAGGACCAGCTGTAAGGAGGAGTGGAGAATCGGCAGAGCCAGCCCTTCTAAGAATTACAGCATGATGACAGTGTCTAGTTAA